Genomic window (Tissierellales bacterium):
ATATCATGACCAGCGGTATCGTTCACATATTTAAATCCATCCAAATCAATAAAAGCTATAGCAAATGACTTGTTCTTCTCCGTTTCTAACCAATTTTCAATTGTTTCTTTGAAAAAATGTCTATTTGGCAAATCAGTAAGACTATCATGATATGCCATGTATTTTGCTTTATCCTCTGACTCTCGAATTTTAGTTATGTCATTTGCAAAAATAACTATCTCTTTGTCCCTGCTATCCCATTCTTCCCATATAGGTTGAACTTGATTATCGTATATTTTTTCCCCGTTTCTATATTCAAATCTACCAGATACTCCCCTAAGTGCTTCTTCAATAGATCCCCATGCTACATCCAAATAATCTCTAGGTAACACTGTCTCTAACCATTGGTCTTGACTCTCTTTAGCTTCTATTCCGATTTCTTTGAGTGCTTTTCCCTCACAATGTTTTACCTTAAGTCCATCTTTTACCTCTTTGATTCTAAATATCATACTTGGTAGTATTTCTACTGTTCTTCTATACTCCTCAGCGGTTTTTAACCTATTTCTCTCAATTTCAACTATAGAACTGTACTCTTGAGTAAAATATCTTATAATCATAAAACTTATGAAACCTATAAATACAAGCCCTCCAGCTATGATATACAATATATTTTGTTTAAGAACATTTCTTTCCTTATGATTTATAACATATATCAAAACTTCTTCACTATCTATTTTTCTATATATTTTTGTCTTTTCAATTCCGCGATAATTAAATGTCTTGGACACTTGATCTTTGAAATCTAATTTCTCTGCTTCATTTATATAGTAAGTATCCTCTGGCATAAACGCAGTATATCTACCATAGTGAAGTGTAAAATCCTGCAAATGTGATCTATCTTCTTCTGCAAATCTATCATTCCAAGCCTCTACATTTATTACTGCAATTTCGTCTATGAAGTTAGACTCCTCTATTAAATTTTTAATTAAAACATTTGGATCAGTTTCTTTTATTAAACCAAATGCCGTTCTGTCATCTACATAAATATTCATCAAATACGGCTCATTTGGAATTCTTTCATATGCAAATAAATAATATCCATCTTGACCATAAGCAAGTGAACGAGGCCCAACCCAAAAATTCCCTATAGAGTATCCTTTATTGAGACTTACACTTCCTTTCTCTAATAACTCACGAAAGGCTGTATACCAAAAGCCCCATCGTTTTGTAGATAACCCAATTTCTCCTTCGGAAGTTGATTTCTCTATCTTGATATCATCTCCATAGTCTTTAAATAAAGCTACCCCTGAAAGCTGATATTTCGATTTCAGATGTTCTAAATCATCAATTGTAAGCTTCTCTGCATCCTTGCCCTTTATATCTTCTAATAAATCCGCTGACCTTTCTCTAAGTAAATCTCCAATATATGACTCTATCACGGATTCCGCATGAACAGAGTTGTCTATAGCGTGGCTTATCATCTTTGACAA
Coding sequences:
- a CDS encoding GGDEF domain-containing protein, which produces MEKTMMKKVEKWILVALIIAIITIIAMTVKLFDYMMDQKQEEEVGQLSKMISHAIDNSVHAESVIESYIGDLLRERSADLLEDIKGKDAEKLTIDDLEHLKSKYQLSGVALFKDYGDDIKIEKSTSEGEIGLSTKRWGFWYTAFRELLEKGSVSLNKGYSIGNFWVGPRSLAYGQDGYYLFAYERIPNEPYLMNIYVDDRTAFGLIKETDPNVLIKNLIEESNFIDEIAVINVEAWNDRFAEEDRSHLQDFTLHYGRYTAFMPEDTYYINEAEKLDFKDQVSKTFNYRGIEKTKIYRKIDSEEVLIYVINHKERNVLKQNILYIIAGGLVFIGFISFMIIRYFTQEYSSIVEIERNRLKTAEEYRRTVEILPSMIFRIKEVKDGLKVKHCEGKALKEIGIEAKESQDQWLETVLPRDYLDVAWGSIEEALRGVSGRFEYRNGEKIYDNQVQPIWEEWDSRDKEIVIFANDITKIRESEDKAKYMAYHDSLTDLPNRHFFKETIENWLETEKNKSFAIAFIDLDGFKYVNDTAGHDIGDELLKEVASRLLLLLGKEDFAARMGGDEFAVAYPIDDSMNKLISKLEKLKIEVAKEYRIDEHMFKISASIGVSRYPRDGSDYTTLLKKADIALYNVKYAGKNDFVFFQD